Proteins encoded within one genomic window of Deltaproteobacteria bacterium:
- a CDS encoding L-2-amino-thiazoline-4-carboxylic acid hydrolase: MSDIGEKVAQATRQRAAVYAHLFLVLRKRLGEAQAIDLMSEAIYNYGEEKSRRNYSEKARGGDLAQAAREFASPDPVKQHQFAPRIVSLGPDEAVIAMSKCPLVDEWRAMGLPDDDVETLCKVAHSVDFGTWEGALRCTLCFEGTRGEGRDECVLRVGKPKAAG; this comes from the coding sequence ATGTCGGACATCGGCGAAAAGGTGGCGCAGGCGACCCGCCAGCGGGCGGCGGTCTACGCGCACCTGTTCCTTGTTTTGCGGAAGCGGTTGGGCGAGGCGCAGGCGATCGACCTGATGAGCGAGGCGATCTACAACTACGGCGAGGAGAAGTCGAGGCGCAACTACTCGGAGAAGGCGCGCGGGGGGGACCTGGCCCAGGCGGCCCGGGAGTTCGCGTCGCCGGACCCGGTGAAGCAGCACCAGTTCGCTCCGCGGATCGTATCCCTCGGTCCCGACGAGGCGGTCATCGCCATGTCGAAATGTCCGCTGGTCGACGAATGGCGGGCGATGGGGCTTCCGGACGACGACGTCGAGACACTGTGCAAGGTCGCACACTCGGTCGACTTCGGAACCTGGGAAGGGGCGCTGCGCTGTACGCTCTGCTTCGAGGGGACCCGCGGGGAGGGGCGCGACGAATGCGTCCTCCGGGTCGGCAAGCCGAAGGCGGCGGGCTGA